Below is a window of Terriglobales bacterium DNA.
CGCTCGAAGTTCTTGGCCTCGTCGCGCACGGTGACGGTGGCGTTGGTGACGGCGGCGCCGTTGGGGTCGCGCACCGAAACGTGCATCTCCGCCGTAGCCGCGCCTTGCGCCAGCGCGCTGCCGGCCGGCACCAGCAGCAACATCACCATCAGGACGCACTTCCGCATCGTTCGGCTCATGGCTCCACCTTTCGGGATGGTCGTGCCCTTCTTCCGCTCGTGATCGTGGCAGCGCTCTCCAAGGATCCGCCAGGCGCGTCGGCAGGCTGGGGAGGGAATTTCCGCAGCCTTTTACATCAGAAGCCGAGGGGAAGGCAAGCGGGAAGGGAGGAGGTCACAACGCGGCGTGAGGGAAGGACCCGCGGGGCGGCGCTGGGCGCTCGATCCCGGCCGTTTCTTCCCCGCTGCGGCGCAGCGCCCAGGCCATGCGCGGGGTGTTATGGGCGATGCCAACGCGCCCACGCGCGTCCACCAAGATGATCCCGCCGTGGCCGTTGAGCCGGGTCTCGAGCAGCTTTACCGCCCGCCAGGCCGCCTCCTCCGGGGAATTTCCGTCCTCGGTGTGATCGGCCGCCCAGCGCGCCAGCACCAGCTTCATGATGGCCTCGCCCCAGCCCGTGGTGGAGACAGCCGCGCTCTGGTTGTCGGCGTACAGGCCGCAGCCGATCAGGGAGGAGTCGCCCACGCGGCCGGGGGCCTTGTTCAGGGTCCCGCCCGTCGAAGTCGCGGCCGCGACATCGCCCAGGGCGTCGCGCGCCACCGCGCCCACGGTGTCGTGCGAGAGCCGGCTGCCGGTGAACTCCTGCGGGGTACGGTGTTGGCTCTGGGCCTTGGCGTTGCGCAGGCGCTCCACTTCCCGCGGGAGCACCAACTCGCTGTTGTCGCACAGCGGGATGCCGTGCTCCTGGGCAAAGCGCTCCGCGCCCTCCGCCACCATGTAGACGTGGGGGCTGTCTTCCAGGATGCGCCGCGCCAAACGGATGGGGTTGCGGATGCGCTCCACGCAGCCCACGCCGCCGGCGCGCAGGGTGGCGCCGTCCATGATGGCGGCATCCAGCTGCACCCGGCCGTCGCGGTTGAGGAAGCTGCCGCGGCCGGCGTCGAAGGTTTCGTCGTCTTCCAGCACCGTCACCGCCGCCTCGACCGCGTCCAGCGCCGAGCCTCTTTTTTCCAGCACGCTCCAGCCGGCGCGCTGGGCGCGGCGCACTCCTACCAGGTGTGCCTCCACCATGTCGTCGGGGATGGCCCACGCCCCGCCTTGCACGACCAGGACTGGAGAATCGCTCACCGGGCTCTCCTGCGCCACCGGCTGTCGCCGGCGGAAGTCAAGACCGGGATTCTACCTGAGGAAGCCACCGCGGGAGCGAGGACGGCGCTCACGCGGCGGGGGCGGCGGGGCTGGCGCCGGCCGCGGTCATCTCTTTAGTGCGGCGCCAGGTATAGAGGATGCGATGGATCACGGTGACGTTCGAGAGGAAGGCGATCACCCACAGCACCGGCGCCATATGGTTGAACAGCGCCCCGATCAGCACCAGCACGATGCGTTCGGGCCGCTCCATGAAGCCCACCTTGCAGCTCCCGATCAGCGACTCCGCCCGCGCCCGGGTGTAGCTCACCATCACCGAACCGGTCATGACCACCGCCACCAACACCACGTAGAAGAAGCGGTTGGCGCGCGCGTAGTACACCAGCAGTCCGAAAAAGAGGGCCAGGTCGCTGTAGCGGTCGATGACGGAATCGAAAAAGGCGCCGAAGGTGGTGACCTGGCCGGTGGCCCGGGCCACCCGCCCGTCCACCATGTCGAAGATGCCGGCCAGAATGATGGTCAGGCCGGCATAGAGGAACATGCGCTGGGTGTTGGCGCCGCTGGCGTAGCCGAACAGCACCGCCGCCCCGATGTTGATCACCAGGCCGATGAAGGTGAGCACGTTGGGCGAGATCCTGGTCAGCGCCAGTCCGCGCACGATGGCGTAGAGCACCACCCGGCACGCGCGCCCGAAGGCTCCCGTCCAGCTCATAGCGCCTCGTCGTGGATGGTGGTGACCTTCAGGACATCCAGCTCGCGCTTGCCGGTGGGGGTGATCACGGTGGCGGTGTCGCCCGCTCTTTTCCCCATCAGGCTGCGTCCGATGGGCGAGGTGGTGGAGATCAGTCCCTTGGCAACGTCGGACTCCTCGCTGGTCACCAGCCGGTACTCGATCTCTTCGTCCTTGGCGTTGTCGTAGACGCGCACGGTGGAGCCGAAGGCGGCCCGGTCCTTGGGGATGTTGTTCAGGTTGACGAGGGAAAGGTCGGCGAGGCGCTTCTTGAGCTGGCCCAGGCGGGCGCGCACGAACTCCTGGCGCTGCTTGGCCATGTGGTACTCGGCGTTCTCGCTCAGGTCCCCCATGGCGATGGCCTTCTTCAGCTCCTTGGGAAGCTCGTGGTTCAGCTCGCGTTCCAGGACCTGGATCTCTTCTTCCAGCTTCTTCTTGATGTGTTCTGGCATGGTTTCCGGACCAGCCGCCCTCCAAGGCGCCGGCTGGATGTGGGCGGGGACCCCACCCCGCGGGGCTCGCGCCGGGACCTGCTCGGCTGGCGAGGGGCGTTCAACGCACAGATTATACTGCCTTTCCCCTTGGCCCGGCAGGTCGAGCCAAAGCCCGCGCTCGCTTCCTCCGGCTGCCCCCCACTTTGTTGCCTGCCACCTGGGCAGCTTTTAAGGGAGAATACGACTCTTCTGGATAAGTCGCTGTCTTTTGTTTCCCTTATGCCCTAGGCCGGAATTGACCAAGG
It encodes the following:
- a CDS encoding isoaspartyl peptidase/L-asparaginase; this encodes MSDSPVLVVQGGAWAIPDDMVEAHLVGVRRAQRAGWSVLEKRGSALDAVEAAVTVLEDDETFDAGRGSFLNRDGRVQLDAAIMDGATLRAGGVGCVERIRNPIRLARRILEDSPHVYMVAEGAERFAQEHGIPLCDNSELVLPREVERLRNAKAQSQHRTPQEFTGSRLSHDTVGAVARDALGDVAAATSTGGTLNKAPGRVGDSSLIGCGLYADNQSAAVSTTGWGEAIMKLVLARWAADHTEDGNSPEEAAWRAVKLLETRLNGHGGIILVDARGRVGIAHNTPRMAWALRRSGEETAGIERPAPPRGSFPHAAL
- a CDS encoding CDP-alcohol phosphatidyltransferase family protein codes for the protein MSWTGAFGRACRVVLYAIVRGLALTRISPNVLTFIGLVINIGAAVLFGYASGANTQRMFLYAGLTIILAGIFDMVDGRVARATGQVTTFGAFFDSVIDRYSDLALFFGLLVYYARANRFFYVVLVAVVMTGSVMVSYTRARAESLIGSCKVGFMERPERIVLVLIGALFNHMAPVLWVIAFLSNVTVIHRILYTWRRTKEMTAAGASPAAPAA
- the greA gene encoding transcription elongation factor GreA, which codes for MPEHIKKKLEEEIQVLERELNHELPKELKKAIAMGDLSENAEYHMAKQRQEFVRARLGQLKKRLADLSLVNLNNIPKDRAAFGSTVRVYDNAKDEEIEYRLVTSEESDVAKGLISTTSPIGRSLMGKRAGDTATVITPTGKRELDVLKVTTIHDEAL